The Pseudodesulfovibrio sp. S3 nucleotide sequence ATGACGGAATTGGCCACTTCAGCCTTGAAACGCTGGATGGCCTCCTCGCTGATGGTAACGACATCAGACTGCGGCGCAGAAACGGCCGCAGTCTCGGATTCCCGGCGAACGGCCTTGGCGGATTCGGTATCGGTCAGAGTATAAAACGAAGCGGCGTCAAGGGGTTGGACCATTGTTACTCCATGAGGACGGTGTGGACATGCGTTTTGTCCACCAATTCGATATGAACGTTATATCGACACATGTTCATGCAACTTTAGACCAGCTTAACATAACGTGAATTTTACTCTTTAATCACAATACCCGACAGACAACATCCCGAAATTCGTTCAAAGACCAGCCTTGCGACTGAAAGGCAGTTGGAGTACCGTGCGCCCCATGACGAACTCGCGCATAACAAGAGACACCCTGCTCAATGATGTCCGCCGTGTGGTGGTCAAAGTCGGCTCGGCCGTGGTGACCACCGGGGACGGACTGAACTGCGACGCCATCAACCGACTCGCCGACCAACTCGCCGCCCTTGTCAACCTGAGGCTGGACGTGGTCCTGGTCTCGTCGGGAGCAGTGGCCGCAGGACGGCAACGCATATTCGAACGCACCAGCACGAAGAGCAAGAACAACAGGGACATGGCATCGAGGCAGGCCGCCTCGGCCATCGGCCAGGGACGGCTCATGCACGACTATGACGAGGCCTTTGCACGGCACGGCAAGATCACGGCCCAAATGCTGCTCACCCGGAGCGGGTTGAAGAACCGGGAACGATTCCTGAACGCTCGCAACACCATGGAACGGCTGCTGGAATGGGGTGTCATCCCCATCGTCAACGAAAACGATCCCGTATCCACCAAAGAGCTTGAATTCGGCGACAACGACACCCTCGGGGCCATGTGCCTCGGCCTGATCGGAGCGGACCTGTTCATCAATCTCACGTCCGCAAACGGCGTATATGACCAGAACCCGGATGCTCATCCGGAGGCCAAACCCATCCCCACCATCGACAATATCAGCGCGCTGGACATAGAGGCCATGTGCGACGGCAAGACCAACGTGGGCACGGGCGGCATGTATTCCAAGCTGCGTGCGGCCCGACGTGCGGCCCAACTCGGCGTCCCCACCCTGATCGTGTCCGGCAGGGGTGAATTCGACATCCTGAACGTCCTCAAGGGCGGTGAAGGCGGCACCTTGATCCTGCCCGAGGACAGGACCGTCTCCAGCAAGAAATTCTGGCTCGCCTACCACGACAACCCGTCCGGTGCCATCCTGGTGGACAAGGGGGCGGCAAACGCCCTGCTCGCCAAGGGCAAGTCGCTCCTTCCCATCGGCGTCGCCGACGTGGACGGATGTTTTGAGCGCGGCGCCCTGATCTTCATCAAGACCCTGGAAGGCGATCAACTCGGCGTGGGACTGTCCAATTTTTCGGCGGACGAACTGACCCGCATCAAGGGAAAACGCACGGACGAGCTGGCCGCCATTCTCGGCCCGCTTCCCCATGACGAGGCTGTCCACCGCGACAACATGCTCCTGGATGCGGCCATTTGATGCGAAGGCTCTATCTCGACAGGAATCTCCAGTTCGTCTTCGGCGTCACGCTGATGGCCATAATCGGGGTCTCGTCCATCATCCCCGCGCTGCCCGACATCATTGTCGGCCTCAACATCAGCCCGGTTCAGATCGGGCTGGTCATCTCCGCATTCACCCTGCCGGGCGTGCTCGTGTCTCCCCTGGTGGGCATTCTGGCCGACCGTGTGGGACGCAAGGTCATTCTGGTCCCGTCCCTTTTCATTTTCGGCGGATTCGGTTTTGCCTGCTTCTTTGCCCAGACCATAGAACAGTTGCTCGTCCTGCGTTTTCTCCAGGGCATCGGAGCCGGCCCCCTGGGCGTTCTCTACGGGACCATGATCGGAGACCTCTATCAGGGCAGGGAACGCGGACAGGCCATGGGCTACAATGCCAGCGTGCTTGCCATGGGCACGGCGGGATTCCCGGCGCTGGGCGGTCTTCTGGCCCTGCTGGGCTGGAACTACCCGTTCCTGCTCCCCCTGCTTGCCATCCCGATGGGACTGGCCATATCCCTGTTCATGAAGACACCGGAGCCGCAAAAAAACGGCAGCCTCAAGGACTATTTCAACGACGCCTTCCAAATGATGAAGACACGACAGGCACTGAGCCTTTTTGCCACCACGCTGCTCACCTTCATCATCCTCTACGGCCCCGTCGTCACCTACCTGCCGCTGCTGCTCAGCGTCCGGTTCCAGGCTTCGGCCCCTGCCATAGGCATGGTCTTTCTGGTGTCATCCGGCTTCGCCGGTATCGCCGCATTCCAACTGGGGCAACTCACCACCCGGTTTGGCCAGCGCACCCTTCTGGGCACGGCCGCAGTGTTCTACGCCCTGACCATGCTCTTCATCCCCCTTGCCCCCAGCCTGCTGCTGACCATCCCGGCGGTCATGTGCTTCGGCCTGGCCCAGGGATTGAACATCCCCATCGTCATGACCATGCTGGCCAGTATCGCCCCCATGGAACAACGCGGCGCATTCATGGCCGTCAACGGGCTGATCCTGAGACTGGC carries:
- a CDS encoding MFS transporter, with protein sequence MRRLYLDRNLQFVFGVTLMAIIGVSSIIPALPDIIVGLNISPVQIGLVISAFTLPGVLVSPLVGILADRVGRKVILVPSLFIFGGFGFACFFAQTIEQLLVLRFLQGIGAGPLGVLYGTMIGDLYQGRERGQAMGYNASVLAMGTAGFPALGGLLALLGWNYPFLLPLLAIPMGLAISLFMKTPEPQKNGSLKDYFNDAFQMMKTRQALSLFATTLLTFIILYGPVVTYLPLLLSVRFQASAPAIGMVFLVSSGFAGIAAFQLGQLTTRFGQRTLLGTAAVFYALTMLFIPLAPSLLLTIPAVMCFGLAQGLNIPIVMTMLASIAPMEQRGAFMAVNGLILRLAQTLAPVFMGGVYAMFGMNAVFWSGLLSAATILIIALFFIKNTD
- the proB gene encoding glutamate 5-kinase; its protein translation is MTNSRITRDTLLNDVRRVVVKVGSAVVTTGDGLNCDAINRLADQLAALVNLRLDVVLVSSGAVAAGRQRIFERTSTKSKNNRDMASRQAASAIGQGRLMHDYDEAFARHGKITAQMLLTRSGLKNRERFLNARNTMERLLEWGVIPIVNENDPVSTKELEFGDNDTLGAMCLGLIGADLFINLTSANGVYDQNPDAHPEAKPIPTIDNISALDIEAMCDGKTNVGTGGMYSKLRAARRAAQLGVPTLIVSGRGEFDILNVLKGGEGGTLILPEDRTVSSKKFWLAYHDNPSGAILVDKGAANALLAKGKSLLPIGVADVDGCFERGALIFIKTLEGDQLGVGLSNFSADELTRIKGKRTDELAAILGPLPHDEAVHRDNMLLDAAI